A genomic window from Sphingomonas taxi includes:
- a CDS encoding COQ9 family protein → MTQDLTLDEIRETLAEGIAANAAFDGWGDAARDMAADGAGIDRDVARLAFSGGAIEMIDAWFGAIDRRMAATLPPETLAAMKIRARITALVEARLAIVAPDRESLRRARAILALPQNVSRAARLGWRSVDLMWRMAGDTATDYNHYTKRTILLGVYAATMTVFLDDDSEGHADTRAFLARRIDGIMRFEKTKAAFTKRYEHRPSLSRFVGRLRYPAV, encoded by the coding sequence ATGACGCAGGACCTGACGCTCGACGAGATCCGCGAGACGCTCGCGGAAGGCATCGCCGCCAATGCCGCGTTCGACGGCTGGGGCGACGCCGCGCGCGACATGGCGGCCGATGGCGCCGGGATCGACCGCGACGTCGCGCGGCTCGCCTTCTCGGGCGGCGCCATCGAAATGATCGACGCCTGGTTCGGGGCGATCGACCGGCGGATGGCGGCGACGCTGCCGCCCGAGACACTGGCGGCGATGAAGATCCGCGCGCGGATCACCGCACTTGTCGAGGCGCGACTGGCCATCGTCGCACCGGATCGCGAATCGCTGCGTCGCGCGCGCGCGATCCTCGCGCTGCCGCAAAACGTATCGCGCGCCGCCCGGCTCGGCTGGCGCAGCGTCGACCTGATGTGGCGGATGGCGGGCGACACCGCGACCGACTACAATCACTATACCAAGCGGACGATCCTGCTCGGCGTCTATGCCGCGACGATGACCGTCTTCCTCGACGACGACAGCGAGGGCCATGCCGACACACGCGCCTTCCTGGCGCGGCGGATCGACGGGATCATGCGCTTCGAGAAGACCAAGGCGGCGTTCACCAAACGCTACGAGCATCGGCCGAGCCTGTCGCGGTTCGTCGGCCGGCTGCGCTATCCGGCGGTGTGA
- a CDS encoding DMT family transporter: MHQARPRRKTVAAATWQAPGAAFVALVVANVALAFGPWFVRLADVGPVAAGFWRIALAIPFLAGLALASGGRPARLGAGLWVMLAIGGVAFAADLASWHLGIVRTTMANATLFGNSAILIYPLYGFLVARAWPTRTQGIALLLAAIGAGLLMGRSYQLDSRNLAGDLLCILAGILYTLYIVLMARVRLAMRPLPALALASAATALPMLAFALLLRETVMPQHWSPLVGLALVSQVIGQGCMIFALGRLSPLVIGIGLLIQPVVAGAIGWVEYGERLRGPDWVGVALVALALVLVRRAEVAPSRRRAQEAAVQEMEA, translated from the coding sequence ATGCATCAGGCTAGGCCCAGAAGAAAAACTGTCGCGGCGGCAACCTGGCAGGCGCCGGGCGCCGCATTCGTCGCGCTGGTCGTCGCCAATGTCGCGCTCGCCTTCGGGCCGTGGTTCGTCCGGCTCGCCGATGTCGGGCCGGTTGCCGCCGGCTTCTGGCGGATCGCGCTCGCCATCCCCTTCCTTGCCGGGCTCGCGCTGGCGAGCGGCGGCCGGCCGGCTCGGCTGGGCGCCGGCCTGTGGGTCATGCTGGCGATCGGCGGCGTCGCCTTCGCCGCCGATCTCGCCAGCTGGCATCTCGGCATCGTCCGCACGACGATGGCCAATGCGACGCTGTTCGGCAATTCGGCGATCCTGATCTACCCGCTCTACGGCTTCCTTGTCGCCAGGGCGTGGCCGACGCGGACGCAGGGGATCGCGCTGCTGCTCGCCGCGATCGGCGCGGGGCTGCTGATGGGGCGCTCCTACCAGCTCGATTCGCGCAACCTCGCCGGCGACCTGCTCTGCATCCTCGCCGGCATCCTCTATACGCTCTATATCGTGCTGATGGCGCGGGTCCGGCTGGCGATGCGGCCGCTGCCGGCGCTGGCGCTGGCGAGTGCGGCGACCGCGCTGCCGATGCTCGCTTTCGCGCTGCTGCTGCGCGAGACCGTGATGCCGCAGCATTGGTCGCCGCTCGTCGGCCTCGCCTTGGTCAGCCAGGTGATCGGCCAGGGCTGCATGATCTTCGCGCTCGGCCGCCTGTCGCCGCTGGTGATCGGCATCGGACTGCTGATCCAGCCGGTGGTGGCGGGCGCGATCGGCTGGGTCGAATATGGCGAGCGATTGCGGGGACCAGATTGGGTCGGGGTCGCGTTGGTCGCGCTGGCGTTGGTGCTGGTGCGCCGCGCCGAGGTTGCACCGTCGCGCCGGCGGGCGCAGGAGGCAGCCGTGCAGGAGATGGAAGCATGA
- a CDS encoding alkene reductase codes for MPSLFESIQLGDIHAANRVLMAPLTRGRSTDDHVPTDIMVDYYRQRAGAGLIITEGTGVSRQGLGWPNAPGLWTDAQVEAWKPVTAAVHKAGGKIVAQIWHMGRLARPDVIGMTPLSSSATRAPYHKPENPYAEAQAATIDDIRRAQDEYADAATNALRAGFDGVQIHGANGYLIDQFLRDNTNLRDDEYGGSPENRIRFMREVVERVIDAIGAGRTSIRLSPNGETQGADDSDPASVFVPAAAALDALGIGFLELREQAPDGTFGSTDVPKLSPQIREVFKRPLILNQDYTPEGAQADLDSGLADGIAFGRKFIANPDLVERLRRGAPLAKDDQATWYSKGPEGYIDYPALETEAA; via the coding sequence ATGCCGAGCCTTTTCGAGTCCATTCAGCTGGGCGATATTCACGCCGCCAACCGCGTCCTCATGGCGCCGCTCACCCGCGGCCGGTCGACCGACGATCACGTGCCGACCGACATCATGGTCGATTATTACCGCCAGCGCGCCGGCGCCGGCCTGATCATCACCGAAGGCACCGGCGTCAGCCGTCAGGGGCTGGGCTGGCCGAACGCGCCGGGTCTGTGGACCGACGCGCAGGTCGAGGCGTGGAAGCCGGTGACCGCCGCGGTGCACAAGGCCGGCGGCAAGATCGTCGCGCAGATCTGGCATATGGGCCGGCTCGCCCGCCCGGACGTGATCGGCATGACGCCGCTGTCGTCCTCGGCGACGCGCGCGCCCTATCACAAGCCCGAAAACCCCTATGCCGAGGCGCAGGCGGCGACGATCGACGATATCCGTCGCGCGCAGGACGAATATGCCGATGCCGCGACCAATGCGCTGCGCGCCGGCTTCGACGGCGTCCAGATCCATGGCGCGAATGGCTATCTGATCGACCAGTTCCTGCGCGACAACACCAATTTGCGCGACGACGAATACGGCGGCAGCCCGGAAAACCGCATCCGCTTCATGCGCGAGGTGGTCGAGCGGGTGATCGACGCGATCGGCGCCGGCCGCACCTCGATCCGCCTGTCGCCGAACGGCGAGACGCAGGGCGCCGACGACAGCGATCCCGCCAGCGTCTTCGTCCCCGCCGCGGCGGCGCTCGACGCGCTCGGCATCGGCTTCCTCGAACTGCGCGAACAGGCGCCCGACGGCACCTTCGGCAGCACCGACGTGCCCAAGCTCAGCCCGCAGATCCGCGAGGTGTTCAAGCGGCCGCTGATCCTCAACCAGGATTATACGCCGGAGGGCGCGCAGGCCGATCTCGACTCGGGTCTGGCGGACGGCATCGCTTTCGGCCGCAAGTTCATCGCCAACCCCGATCTGGTCGAGCGCCTGCGCCGCGGCGCACCGCTCGCCAAGGACGATCAGGCGACCTGGTATTCGAAGGGGCCGGAAGGGTACATCGATTATCCGGCGCTCGAGACCGAAGCGGCGTGA
- a CDS encoding TIGR01244 family sulfur transferase, whose product MADIRSINDRISVAPQIAPEDIAAIKAAGFVAIVNNRPDDEDSGQPSGDTIRAAAEAAGLAYSAIPVTHAGFSHPQIDAMAAALTAADGPVLAYCRSGTRSCNLWALAAAKAGRDPELLVAQARGAGYDLAGMKPTLDALAGGA is encoded by the coding sequence ATGGCCGACATTCGCAGCATCAACGACCGGATCAGCGTCGCTCCGCAGATCGCTCCCGAGGATATCGCGGCGATCAAGGCGGCGGGTTTCGTCGCGATCGTCAACAACCGTCCGGATGACGAGGACAGCGGCCAGCCGAGCGGCGACACGATCCGCGCCGCGGCGGAGGCGGCGGGGCTCGCCTATAGCGCGATCCCCGTGACGCATGCCGGCTTCTCGCACCCGCAGATCGACGCGATGGCGGCGGCGCTGACCGCGGCGGACGGGCCGGTGCTCGCTTATTGCCGGTCGGGGACGCGGAGTTGCAACCTGTGGGCGCTCGCCGCGGCCAAGGCGGGGCGCGATCCCGAGTTGCTCGTCGCGCAGGCGCGCGGCGCGGGCTACGACCTTGCCGGTATGAAGCCGACGCTGGACGCGCTCGCCGGCGGCGCGTGA
- a CDS encoding FeoA family protein, with translation MDMSRTVVPALDLVSLPRRQRATVAAIDWTRLAVPEARRLRELGFDEGVAVEVLHRASLGSGPIACRIGRMTVALRRAVAGAVHVAPATAE, from the coding sequence ATGGATATGTCGCGTACCGTCGTTCCTGCCCTCGACCTCGTGTCGCTCCCGCGTCGCCAGCGCGCGACCGTGGCGGCGATCGACTGGACCCGCCTCGCGGTGCCCGAGGCGCGGCGGTTGCGCGAACTCGGCTTCGACGAGGGCGTCGCGGTTGAGGTGCTGCATCGCGCCTCGCTCGGTAGCGGTCCGATCGCCTGCCGGATCGGCCGGATGACCGTCGCGCTGCGTCGCGCCGTCGCCGGCGCGGTGCATGTGGCTCCCGCCACCGCCGAATAA